From Mytilus edulis chromosome 9, xbMytEdul2.2, whole genome shotgun sequence, the proteins below share one genomic window:
- the LOC139487473 gene encoding acidic mammalian chitinase-like isoform X2, whose translation MLHLKQMTRNILVVLLLLLVNDVKSGSYKRVCYFTNWAQYRDGIGKYMASDVDPDLCTHVVYAFAKVTGNSIEPYEWNDINEWAKGQYEMIRDVRIKNPALKILLAIGGWNHGSEPFTKVVANQPNIDAFATNSMTFLRANGFDGLDLDWEYPANRGSPPEDKKRFSQLVKTLRTKYNNEVLTAGRSRLLLTAAVAAGQSTIESAYEINIIAQHLDFINLMAYDLFSDYNTVTQHNSPLYKSMAPNEAFNVDFAIKMWLNGGTPKQKLILGMAFYGRSYRLRNTAETGLNAPTKGQGTAGRYTKENGFLSYYEICSNIRNKSWTEGWLDDQKVPYAYKGDQWVGYDNAKSIEIKAKYVIDNGLGGGMTWALDLDDFHGLCGQGKNPLMMTMKNVFNGAPIPTFGPTNAPGPRQTNAPDKGSISTGTSRLTSNNNNAPIRGNQAILTDSTTPRSGVNGPVVSGLHGDCPYSDGLAAKIILGLLMAISLIINIILVLYILRLKGYEINPLYIIRGDKSSEKKKSDFSSIPPPSVQTVNMHIDDAGFKKDSGPVYFNDRPEPMKFLPSVNHVHGNVSRFDAFNKPPPNTPPPRFPPPHSNPVNNSASSPDVLLQNNTRHISASAGSNDILRQRQSHVTLHENPSLESEDYGFEQRNSNYNNFDAVEPPNYKAVISKSGKLGTSTNV comes from the exons ATGACGAGGAACATTTTAGTTGTGTTGCTGTTACTACTTGTAAATGATG TTAAGTCAGGTTCCTATAAAAGAGTGTGTTACTTTACAAACTGGGCCCAATATCGGGACGGAATAGGAAAGTATATGGCTAGTGATGTAGATCCAGATCTCTGTACTCATGTAGTCTATGCCTTCGCTAAAGTCACAGGAAACAGTATCGAACCGTACGAATGGAATGATATCAATGAGTGGG CCAAAGGTCAGTATGAAATGATCCGTGATGTACGGATTAAAAACCCTGCCTTAAAGATATTGTTAGCTATCGGGGGATGGAATCATGGAAGTGAACCTTTCACCAAGGTGGTAGCTAACCAACCAAATATAGATGCATTTGCTACAAACTCAATGACATTCCTCAGGGCTAATGGTTTCGATGGTCTAGATCTTGACTGGGAATATCCTGCCAACAGAGGAAGTCCGCCTGAAGATAAAAAGAGGTTCTCTCAGCTAGTGAAG ACATTACGtacaaaatataacaatgaaGTGTTAACTGCCGGTCGATCACGTCTTCTGTTGACAGCCGCTGTGGCCGCCGGTCAATCCACAATTGAAAGTGcttatgaaataaacataatagcaCA ACATTTAGATTTCATAAATCTCATGGCATACGATCTGTTTAGTGATTATAACACCGTTACACAACATAACAGTCCATTATACAAATCAATGGCTCCTAACGAAGCCTTTAATGTT gacttTGCAATAAAAATGTGGTTGAATGGAGGTACACCTAAACAAAAACTGATACTGGGTATGGCATTTTATGGAAGATCTTATAGGTTACGTAACACAGCAGAGACAGGACTGAATGCTCCCACCAAGGGACAGGGTACAGCAGGAAGATACACAAAAGAAAATGGATTCTTATCATATTACGAG ATTTGTTCTAATATAAGAAATAAGAGCTGGACAGAAGGGTGGTTGGACGATCAAAAAGTCCCATATGCCTACAAAGGTGACCAATGGGTTGGCTACGACAATGCTAAAAGTATTGAGATTAAG GCAAAATACGTTATAGACAATGGGTTAGGCGGTGGTATGACATGGGCATTAGATCTTGACGATTTCCATGGACTATGTGGGCAAGGCAAAAACCCTTTAATGATGACTATGAAGAATGTTTTTAATGGCGCTCCTATTCCAACGTTTGGACCAACGAATGCTCCAGGACCTAGACAAACGAATGCCCCAGACAAAGGATCGATTTCTACAGGTACCTCTCGTTTAACTTCTAACAATAATAATGCTCCAATCAGAGGGAACCAGGCTATATTGACCGATTCTACAACACCAAGATCTGGAGTTAACGGCCCTGTTGTGTCag GGTTACATGGTGATTGTCCATATAGTGACGGATTGGCAGCGAAAATTATACTGGGACTTCTAATGGCCATATCTTTAATAATCAATATAATTTTAGTGTTATATATTCTTAGACTCAAAGGTTATGAAATAAACCCATTGTATATAATACGCGGTGATAAATCATCAGAAAAGAAGAAATCAGATTTTTCTAGCATTCCACCACCAAGTGTTCAAACAGTTAATATGCATATAGACGATGCGGGATTTAAAAAAGATTCTGGACCAGTTTATTTTAACGATCGGCCCGAGCCAATGAAATTTCTTCCAAGTGTTAACCATGTGCATGGCAACGTCAGTCGTTTCGATGCTTTTAACAAACCACCGCCAAATACACCACCACCTAGATTTCCACCTCCTCATTCGAATCCGGTGAATAATAGTGCTTCATCACCTGACGTTCTTCTACAAAATAACACAAGACACATCAGTGCTAGTGCTGGATCAAATGACATCCTTAGACAAAGACAGTCACATGTTACTTTACATGAAAACCCTTCATTAGAAAGTGAAGATTACGGCTTTGAACAAAGGAATAGTAACTACAATAACTTCGATGCAGTTGAACCGCCGAATTATAAGGCAGTCATATCTAAGTCTGGAAAACTAGGTACCTCAACCAATGTATAA
- the LOC139487473 gene encoding acidic mammalian chitinase-like isoform X5 — translation MLHLKQMTRNILVVLLLLLVNDVKSGSYKRVCYFTNWAQYRDGIGKYMASDVDPDLCTHVVYAFAKVTGNSIEPYEWNDINEWAKGQYEMIRDVRIKNPALKILLAIGGWNHGSEPFTKVVANQPNIDAFATNSMTFLRANGFDGLDLDWEYPANRGSPPEDKKRFSQLVKTLRTKYNNEVLTAGRSRLLLTAAVAAGQSTIESAYEINIIAQHLDFINLMAYDLFSDYNTVTQHNSPLYKSMAPNEAFNVDFAIKMWLNGGTPKQKLILGMAFYGRSYRLRNTAETGLNAPTKGQGTAGRYTKENGFLSYYEICSNIRNKSWTEGWLDDQKVPYAYKGDQWVGYDNAKSIEIKAKYVIDNGLGGGMTWALDLDDFHGLCGQGKNPLMMTMKNVFNGAPIPTFGPTNAPGPRQTNAPDKGSISTGLHGDCPYSDGLAAKIILGLLMAISLIINIILVLYILRLKGYEINPLYIIRGDKSSEKKKSDFSSIPPPSVQTVNMHIDDAGFKKDSGPVYFNDRPEPMKFLPSVNHVHGNVSRFDAFNKPPPNTPPPRFPPPHSNPVNNSASSPDVLLQNNTRHISASAGSNDILRQRQSHVTLHENPSLESEDYGFEQRNSNYNNFDAVEPPNYKAVISKSGKLGTSTNV, via the exons ATGACGAGGAACATTTTAGTTGTGTTGCTGTTACTACTTGTAAATGATG TTAAGTCAGGTTCCTATAAAAGAGTGTGTTACTTTACAAACTGGGCCCAATATCGGGACGGAATAGGAAAGTATATGGCTAGTGATGTAGATCCAGATCTCTGTACTCATGTAGTCTATGCCTTCGCTAAAGTCACAGGAAACAGTATCGAACCGTACGAATGGAATGATATCAATGAGTGGG CCAAAGGTCAGTATGAAATGATCCGTGATGTACGGATTAAAAACCCTGCCTTAAAGATATTGTTAGCTATCGGGGGATGGAATCATGGAAGTGAACCTTTCACCAAGGTGGTAGCTAACCAACCAAATATAGATGCATTTGCTACAAACTCAATGACATTCCTCAGGGCTAATGGTTTCGATGGTCTAGATCTTGACTGGGAATATCCTGCCAACAGAGGAAGTCCGCCTGAAGATAAAAAGAGGTTCTCTCAGCTAGTGAAG ACATTACGtacaaaatataacaatgaaGTGTTAACTGCCGGTCGATCACGTCTTCTGTTGACAGCCGCTGTGGCCGCCGGTCAATCCACAATTGAAAGTGcttatgaaataaacataatagcaCA ACATTTAGATTTCATAAATCTCATGGCATACGATCTGTTTAGTGATTATAACACCGTTACACAACATAACAGTCCATTATACAAATCAATGGCTCCTAACGAAGCCTTTAATGTT gacttTGCAATAAAAATGTGGTTGAATGGAGGTACACCTAAACAAAAACTGATACTGGGTATGGCATTTTATGGAAGATCTTATAGGTTACGTAACACAGCAGAGACAGGACTGAATGCTCCCACCAAGGGACAGGGTACAGCAGGAAGATACACAAAAGAAAATGGATTCTTATCATATTACGAG ATTTGTTCTAATATAAGAAATAAGAGCTGGACAGAAGGGTGGTTGGACGATCAAAAAGTCCCATATGCCTACAAAGGTGACCAATGGGTTGGCTACGACAATGCTAAAAGTATTGAGATTAAG GCAAAATACGTTATAGACAATGGGTTAGGCGGTGGTATGACATGGGCATTAGATCTTGACGATTTCCATGGACTATGTGGGCAAGGCAAAAACCCTTTAATGATGACTATGAAGAATGTTTTTAATGGCGCTCCTATTCCAACGTTTGGACCAACGAATGCTCCAGGACCTAGACAAACGAATGCCCCAGACAAAGGATCGATTTCTACAG GGTTACATGGTGATTGTCCATATAGTGACGGATTGGCAGCGAAAATTATACTGGGACTTCTAATGGCCATATCTTTAATAATCAATATAATTTTAGTGTTATATATTCTTAGACTCAAAGGTTATGAAATAAACCCATTGTATATAATACGCGGTGATAAATCATCAGAAAAGAAGAAATCAGATTTTTCTAGCATTCCACCACCAAGTGTTCAAACAGTTAATATGCATATAGACGATGCGGGATTTAAAAAAGATTCTGGACCAGTTTATTTTAACGATCGGCCCGAGCCAATGAAATTTCTTCCAAGTGTTAACCATGTGCATGGCAACGTCAGTCGTTTCGATGCTTTTAACAAACCACCGCCAAATACACCACCACCTAGATTTCCACCTCCTCATTCGAATCCGGTGAATAATAGTGCTTCATCACCTGACGTTCTTCTACAAAATAACACAAGACACATCAGTGCTAGTGCTGGATCAAATGACATCCTTAGACAAAGACAGTCACATGTTACTTTACATGAAAACCCTTCATTAGAAAGTGAAGATTACGGCTTTGAACAAAGGAATAGTAACTACAATAACTTCGATGCAGTTGAACCGCCGAATTATAAGGCAGTCATATCTAAGTCTGGAAAACTAGGTACCTCAACCAATGTATAA
- the LOC139487473 gene encoding acidic mammalian chitinase-like isoform X3, translating into MTRNILVVLLLLLVNDVKSGSYKRVCYFTNWAQYRDGIGKYMASDVDPDLCTHVVYAFAKVTGNSIEPYEWNDINEWAKGQYEMIRDVRIKNPALKILLAIGGWNHGSEPFTKVVANQPNIDAFATNSMTFLRANGFDGLDLDWEYPANRGSPPEDKKRFSQLVKTLRTKYNNEVLTAGRSRLLLTAAVAAGQSTIESAYEINIIAQHLDFINLMAYDLFSDYNTVTQHNSPLYKSMAPNEAFNVDFAIKMWLNGGTPKQKLILGMAFYGRSYRLRNTAETGLNAPTKGQGTAGRYTKENGFLSYYEICSNIRNKSWTEGWLDDQKVPYAYKGDQWVGYDNAKSIEIKAKYVIDNGLGGGMTWALDLDDFHGLCGQGKNPLMMTMKNVFNGAPIPTFGPTNAPGPRQTNAPDKGSISTGTSRLTSNNNNAPIRGNQAILTDSTTPRSGVNGPVVSGLHGDCPYSDGLAAKIILGLLMAISLIINIILVLYILRLKGYEINPLYIIRGDKSSEKKKSDFSSIPPPSVQTVNMHIDDAGFKKDSGPVYFNDRPEPMKFLPSVNHVHGNVSRFDAFNKPPPNTPPPRFPPPHSNPVNNSASSPDVLLQNNTRHISASAGSNDILRQRQSHVTLHENPSLESEDYGFEQRNSNYNNFDAVEPPNYKAVISKSGKLGTSTNV; encoded by the exons ATGACGAGGAACATTTTAGTTGTGTTGCTGTTACTACTTGTAAATGATG TTAAGTCAGGTTCCTATAAAAGAGTGTGTTACTTTACAAACTGGGCCCAATATCGGGACGGAATAGGAAAGTATATGGCTAGTGATGTAGATCCAGATCTCTGTACTCATGTAGTCTATGCCTTCGCTAAAGTCACAGGAAACAGTATCGAACCGTACGAATGGAATGATATCAATGAGTGGG CCAAAGGTCAGTATGAAATGATCCGTGATGTACGGATTAAAAACCCTGCCTTAAAGATATTGTTAGCTATCGGGGGATGGAATCATGGAAGTGAACCTTTCACCAAGGTGGTAGCTAACCAACCAAATATAGATGCATTTGCTACAAACTCAATGACATTCCTCAGGGCTAATGGTTTCGATGGTCTAGATCTTGACTGGGAATATCCTGCCAACAGAGGAAGTCCGCCTGAAGATAAAAAGAGGTTCTCTCAGCTAGTGAAG ACATTACGtacaaaatataacaatgaaGTGTTAACTGCCGGTCGATCACGTCTTCTGTTGACAGCCGCTGTGGCCGCCGGTCAATCCACAATTGAAAGTGcttatgaaataaacataatagcaCA ACATTTAGATTTCATAAATCTCATGGCATACGATCTGTTTAGTGATTATAACACCGTTACACAACATAACAGTCCATTATACAAATCAATGGCTCCTAACGAAGCCTTTAATGTT gacttTGCAATAAAAATGTGGTTGAATGGAGGTACACCTAAACAAAAACTGATACTGGGTATGGCATTTTATGGAAGATCTTATAGGTTACGTAACACAGCAGAGACAGGACTGAATGCTCCCACCAAGGGACAGGGTACAGCAGGAAGATACACAAAAGAAAATGGATTCTTATCATATTACGAG ATTTGTTCTAATATAAGAAATAAGAGCTGGACAGAAGGGTGGTTGGACGATCAAAAAGTCCCATATGCCTACAAAGGTGACCAATGGGTTGGCTACGACAATGCTAAAAGTATTGAGATTAAG GCAAAATACGTTATAGACAATGGGTTAGGCGGTGGTATGACATGGGCATTAGATCTTGACGATTTCCATGGACTATGTGGGCAAGGCAAAAACCCTTTAATGATGACTATGAAGAATGTTTTTAATGGCGCTCCTATTCCAACGTTTGGACCAACGAATGCTCCAGGACCTAGACAAACGAATGCCCCAGACAAAGGATCGATTTCTACAGGTACCTCTCGTTTAACTTCTAACAATAATAATGCTCCAATCAGAGGGAACCAGGCTATATTGACCGATTCTACAACACCAAGATCTGGAGTTAACGGCCCTGTTGTGTCag GGTTACATGGTGATTGTCCATATAGTGACGGATTGGCAGCGAAAATTATACTGGGACTTCTAATGGCCATATCTTTAATAATCAATATAATTTTAGTGTTATATATTCTTAGACTCAAAGGTTATGAAATAAACCCATTGTATATAATACGCGGTGATAAATCATCAGAAAAGAAGAAATCAGATTTTTCTAGCATTCCACCACCAAGTGTTCAAACAGTTAATATGCATATAGACGATGCGGGATTTAAAAAAGATTCTGGACCAGTTTATTTTAACGATCGGCCCGAGCCAATGAAATTTCTTCCAAGTGTTAACCATGTGCATGGCAACGTCAGTCGTTTCGATGCTTTTAACAAACCACCGCCAAATACACCACCACCTAGATTTCCACCTCCTCATTCGAATCCGGTGAATAATAGTGCTTCATCACCTGACGTTCTTCTACAAAATAACACAAGACACATCAGTGCTAGTGCTGGATCAAATGACATCCTTAGACAAAGACAGTCACATGTTACTTTACATGAAAACCCTTCATTAGAAAGTGAAGATTACGGCTTTGAACAAAGGAATAGTAACTACAATAACTTCGATGCAGTTGAACCGCCGAATTATAAGGCAGTCATATCTAAGTCTGGAAAACTAGGTACCTCAACCAATGTATAA